The Triplophysa rosa linkage group LG15, Trosa_1v2, whole genome shotgun sequence genomic sequence TGGTCACATTGGACATTTTAGGTCATTTAAACCAATTTTGTACAACGTTGAGGTGTGTAAATAACGACTCTCAATAAATGTTGATTttgactgttcctttaagaacctGCACACCTCAGTATAAGGGTGTCCACCACCCTGTCCCTACAGAACCCAGCTCCATACTCCCCTTACGGCCAGCTGTCTCTCAGATCACAGGACCCAACGATGATGGACGGCACATGACCATGACACCGTTCCCCTGCGCTCCTCTAACCTCACCGTCAAACGCCTTTGTTGgaagagagtgtgtgttgtTACAAGCGAGCCACCCTAATTTTAACCGCTAATGGGTGCAGCCCTGCTGGGATCCAGGTCTCTGCCAGAAATAGCCCAACAACTGACAGTCATGGGTTTGACAAGGAGCCAGGATTACAGGCAAAACACATTTGAGTCGGGTGGAATTTCTTGCCCCTGAAAGTGCAACACTGATATTTTATTCTACGATTTCTGCCCTTTCGTATACCAACCCTGTCCACCCTTATTGGTCCTGGTTACGAATGCAGTTTTGGATGAAAAGTTTTTCAAAGTGGATTGGGGCAATCAGAATAAGATGGCAGTCATACCAAACGCTTGCACTTAATTGATTTCCATTCAAAGGGAACGGACGCTCACTTAGAGATTTTCGTGTTTAACTGCAAAAGTTTGGTAAACTCTGACCTGTATATTGTATAAAAGCCCTTATTTGATACATttctgaattattttatttgtttgtattaaaaaatacactctaaaaatgccgggttattttcaacccagtgttgggtcaaaaaaataagaaaatgtttaagtttgacccaacaatggccAACCCAATGATTGGCTTCATCCATTTTTGAGCCACTGCTGGactgaaaataacccagcatttttagagtttatctttttaaatattaacaaataaaaaattatgaaataaaacaattactggtaaaactttacattaaggttccctttataaagcatttgtaaatgtgttcattaatgatttataagtaatttacaaatgcattataaagcagttataactgcgtaaataaaaaggggccatttttaactcacgtgttataaatgcttaataaatgtatttattcattattaatttGCAAAATAGGCTTTCAGACTGgagactgtagggtgttatgttggtttttcttagtattgtatatttcataaatgGTTCACATGAATCCACTATATTAAGGCTAACATTTATAACTCTTAACTGTTTTTTCATGTTTGGTGTTTTGAAGTTGTGAATGAATACTTCACAGGCATccacttttctttaaagtgcactttcatGGGCAGTCAACACTTCTAAATGTACGATTCACATCAGAGATGTAGCCTTGTGAGCAAGCATTCTGTTTctacaataaattataaataaatgttttctggttttgattaactattggaagtaattgaatcattaataaaacatcataaacaaacaagtttACAGCAACCTTTGTGCAtgtagtgttaaaaagtgatcaaaagtttgatgaatttatcttggtaagcaagaaaaaactgctttggataagcatcatgatctgaaggcattctgAAGGGCACTGTAAGACAACGCAACAAAGCAACATGGTTTGAGAAGTGACATAAGATatcaaatatacaataataagaaaaaccaacataaGACCCTGTCTCCCGTCTTACAGCCTACTTTGCAAACAACACCAAGatataatgaatctgctttcgagtcaaataaataatgaataaatacatttattaagcatttataacatgcgagttaaaaatggctcactatttggtaggtatttcgttagaatccccctttcatttatgcagttataactgctttgcaatgcatttgtaaatgacttatttatcattaatgaacacatttataaatgctttgtgaagggaaccttaatgtaaagtgtgaccaaataaattgttttattacaaCCAGACCGGAAGtgaacttcgggccaggtgcgTACATCCAATGAAACGTCTTTATTAGAAAGATCATATTGGGTGATgcaaaaaagaaacaagaaatGATCATGATATTTGTCacactattttctgtttataCCCTGTAAGCAACAACAACATGACCTTCAGCTGTATGTGCTGGAGACATATGATATACTTCATAGAAAACCATACTTCCTTCCATGAAACAGTCCGTATTATTTCTAAGTTCTGGTCCAAATAAGAATCTCAAGCACACTCTTTTATAAAATAGTTAATTGGATGTCTGTGCTTGTATATGGAGCAATTTCCAGCGCATTGTTCAGGAGCACAACATCATTtctattaaataacaaaaaacactcGAACCGGAAAACGTCCCCCTGAACATCAGTCCTTTTAAGTACCCTAAAACGATATCATCGGATGAAGCATAATGCTTGTAGAACATATGCCACTTAAATCCCAATAAAATATACCCAGATGTACTTCAGTATACTTccatcatgttttatttgtgtacaACAGGAGGCTGCAGAGATTTACTTACAATTTTCTGTTCTGTGGTACATCGGCAATCCTTGCTCGCTTGGTCTCCTTACTGAGGACAGTCGATGAACCATCaataattttgtttcattttccttACTGTGCGTATATGCATATTGTTGACATCTACAgactaaaaaaaactaaactagcATTGTACTTATCTTGGACATTTAAAGCGAATGATCTGCAGAAAGACACACAAATGCATGACTTTTTCCACAGCagttaattacattttgtacaTGAATTGTGCAATTTCTCGTTTGAAGAATCTCTCCTGtgcattgtttcttttttatttatatttatttatatattgagaataaatgaataaaaaatgacgtGACAGCAGATCTCACATTCACTGGTAATTCTTCACATTACCAGATTCACATCACACTTTGTATGTTCTAAAACAATAAAGACTGCTTACCAGCACACCAGTTCCTGAACTTTCAAGGTCTTCACTGTGGAAACTCAGCATCAGTCTATTCTGCACCCACTGGGACAGCCAAATAATTCCTCTGAAACATTTAGCTATTCAAATATCAGTTTAAATAGCTGGCCTTGCAACTCTCAACGGTAAGAATAACTTTAAAATTGAATGGAAATTGCATTTAACAAAACATAATGACACTTGTATGCGCTATTGAATTCGACATTTGAATATCTGTCTTGTGTGGTGTGTCAaaaatgtcagcccaatcagcagcaacatgtacgtggtattaaagagacagcacgcacaatgggtccaagtaaagtcgtttacaaatgtgtccgctgcagctcggtacacgcaacaattgaagatgtTAGAAGACATGTACATattaaacacgtatttataccgatttcatcagcCTCTTCATcataattcttcaaaaagaacacaaagaatagccttctcagctgccatagttgcAACTTTTGCGTCATGAGAACAGGGCGTTCAACGCATCACCGTTTCAAAAGTTTTTCAAACTTTCCATGCATAAAATAAAGCACAAAGTATATCTTTCAGACACAATTTTGTAAAGCAATTATTAAAATAACGGACAGTTCCAGtccttgattttgattggttgagccaatctgtcatggttctgcctcttcttgtcatgtctttcttggtcttgtggcagaaccatggcagagcctcttgttttgtgtggggAGAAACATAATATTGTCGGTCACGACATAATGGGTGCTTCTCAATATGCCTCCTCGTTTCCTCGCTCCTCCGTCCTCCATCCTATGACCCGGAAACCGATCGAGCTCAGCCATCTTTAAGGACGTCTCAATTCTCTAATTGCACTGGGAGGAGGCGAGGATCGAGGAGGCTTTCTGAGGAGTCATGAGCGAGGATACACAGGTGTTTCCTTTGCGGAAGTGTTTTCCACTAAACCTGACACGCGTATTATTCTCCTCACCCTGCACATCGTCACATCTTTAGATCATATtcaaacatgcataaatgtgataattaCGCTTTCTTGTAAATGTATACCTATTTCAGACAATATAGTTAATATTCATAaagttaatatattaatatagttaatatttatgtataacatactgtatatttgataaACCTTATatacatttctgaccactttgaagcatgtttttaacttattttattgtagtggAGATTATGAAATCTGCCTAAAGCatgtatttaactttattttttatattttcaatgtgcAATGTGTACAGTCATCATTAATTGGCGACGCTTTGAAGTGATGCTAAAGGGAGCTAGGATATGCCATTTCACATGTCACTTCCTCCCTTCTTTTCCTTCTTCCCTTCCCTCGCATCCTGAAGGGGTGGAGCTAAGATGCAAGGAAAGGAAGCGAGGAAAGGAAACgaggatgcacaaataagaattgCGATGCACCCaatgtgcgttctctccggtctcgtctatggccccgcccctctcgtttccacgtttagctttccattagtatttcattccccacacctgtcccttgttaattaccCTTTGTTAGTttcccctatataatgcccacgtgttttctgtcttgtgccaGTTCGTTGTGTTCGATGCCTTGTATAAGACGTTGCGGCTTTTCATGTCCTGGAAATCCTTGATCTCGGTACGTTTAGTCAGTGTTACGCCTTGTCAAGTGTCCTGTTTAGTCTGTTTATTATATTCccctgttttttgttgttttacccccttgtgggtttttgtttgtgtttatttaataaagagtTTGTTACGTTTAACCCCttgtctgcctgcgcttgggttcatCTGCCACATACCCTGACACAATCTGGTGACTAGACGGCCACCTGGCTGTGTTTCTTGGCAACCTGATGAATTGTTTCTGAAGAACTACATTGCTTGGCGGAGGAATAATCGTTTTTTCCAATATCATTACACTTTAGTTGctgtatgtttattttgtttaaaaacattgcCATGTATAcagaaataatcattttataaaagcaatcaGCCCGGTGAAGCCGCTGTAATCTACAGATTCTTGACGCTTATTGCTTCACAATGAGACTTATGATGCTCACGAGGAGTAGGCCTATGTCTAAACCACAGCATTGAGTGACTAAATGGAGACCTTTAACTTACGGGAGTCAAATACACAGCTGGCACTGTGACCAGTGAATGAAGAGTTGATCTGATAAGCGTGGATTTCCGCATTTCTTCCACATGGCCGACGTCATCAAGACCGAAAACGGCAACAGGTGTCTCGCACTTCCCGTTACATTCACAACAATGAGAATATTCTGAATTTAACTGAATCTTAAACCCCGATGACATGAGAAAGTCCCATGTAGGCTACACGACATTTGATAGCCTACTACTTTGTAACGAAAGTCAGGATTTGGCGCCGAAACTGAAACAGAGATGCGCACTTTGACCAAAGATGGCAAAAGTGCTTGCATGCGAAATGAATTCTCGCGTAAACATTTTACGACCTTTATTCGGTAAAATACCTTGTTATTAAGCTCAAAAAGATAGAgtacactcaaaaatgaaaattctttcatttaatctacagaacacaaaagaagatattttgaataactttggtaaccaaacaccagtcttttctcaaaatatcttttgtgtttcacagaagaaagagtcatgaacaggttttgaatgacatgaaggtaaaaaaatgatgacagaatgtttattgttgggtgaactatcacatttaattaaatgtaagtaatttggctatttataaatgaatgaatgcataTTTATAAGTCTATTAGGTATAATTGAAAATCTTTAAtccaaaacaatataaatattgtaaaaatatgtCAGCGAGCTCCAGTATGACTTGTGACGTCTAAAGGCTGACCTTTGACTGTTCAGCAACCCCCTAAACAGTAAAACGACAAGTTTGGTCTCCAAGTAGATCTAAAATCCTTCAGTGGCCTGAAATGGTTTGTGCATACATTGTGCTCTCTCTACGGCTGGGACAGGGGCCACTCTAGTTCTCCTAAAACAGACACTGTTTCGTGTTGCACGgcagaagccccccccccctcaTCTCTCAACAGTTGCCGTGGTCACATTGAGCGCAGTGGTTCACTTCCATGTCACAATCCCACAATTCACCAGGGCTCCTGCTGCCTCATCAGCAACACATGGACCTCAACTGTTCCCCTGACCACAGTCCAACTGTAATCATTTCTTGTTATTTGTTAAAGAAGTTCACTTGTCATTGCTCTCTTACCTTTGCTTGTTCAAATCtgtccaaatgttttttttttcttgcatGGAACACAAAAAGGGAGGGTTACCAGATTGTTGTGTTAGTGAGAAATCTACAAATATTGCACGCGATCAAAAACACCCTTTTGAAAGAAACCTGAGCATGTGTCACCATTTTGTTAAAACATTTCCACATCCTTTTCTCAAGTACATGTTTACATTCCTTCCTCTCTTCAACTTGCCTTGACAATGTCTTTGTGCGCTTTTTCTCTCATACCCCCCAAACCCCACAATCCACCCCCCGGCCCCACCCTCAGTTTGAAGATTACCTGCAAATTGATGGCCGGGGCCAAGGGTCCTTTCTGTCAGCGGAGGCACAAAGCCAGCAGACTCCTTTATTCTTACATGTTAGAGAAAAGAGCTTATGTTGAAAACCGGGGGCCAGTTAAAGCTGTAAGTGTTGTGCCCTGATCTTCTCTTCTTCATCAGATGTGTTGAATGCACTGTTGTTTCAGCAGGATAGGTTCTATTAGCCGTGTGTTAGCACTCAACATTTCCTTGTCCTTAAGCTGTTTGGGTAGAAATAGAAACCTTGTCAGGTTACACTGTCTAAAACCCTTATTGTTTGAGAGCATATCAGAAATGGAGAGTTCTTGCACGCTGAAACTTTATCTGCGAACAGGTGTGAAACCGCTAAACTTGAAGTGAGACCGATAGATTTGAGTTGAATGAGATACAATTAGTAGGGATTTTATTACAACATctatctgaatacattttcagttGTTTTACTTTTTCTGCTGAATCTTcttgaaacatttaaataatatgaaaatgtgccatttaaaaagtataaataagcaaacaaacacaaacgtgAACAAATTTTAGTGTCATGTTTTCAGACCTTTTCTCTTTTGTGCACATTATATGTCATCACTCACGAATGGACAGGATGCATGACAGAACGCTTTTTATTTTCAGAATTTCAGAATTTTGTTGTAGAAATTATTCTTGCAAAGTGCAAAGACAATATCTTAACATGCTCATTGgtgttttgttgttaaatagaaaaacatttgCCTCATTGTTGCCTCAACACACAAAATACTAATGCCCTTTTAATTCAAATCATTCACTGAGTATACGAAAGCAGAGCTCTTTGgaaatacacaaatatatacaaatcCCCAGAGGAAACCTATCTCAGATagtaaatgcagaactaaatcTGTAAAGAGAAGCAGTTTACACCCCAGATACTGGCATTAGTGTTTGCTGAGAAATAACCGGAATATTTGACCTCCAGCACTCTGGACAGCGCTAGTTTAACTTAATATGTGAAGGACTCCATGAAGTGAGCAGAGTGCCGGAATACCGAACATTCCCGTGAAATTCCCAGTAAAATCATGATGAGCTTTAACTACGTGACCTCAGCTGCTGTGCTGTGTATCAGTTACTACAGTAGCATCGTCTTTGTCTCCGAGTGTATCAGTGTTTTCTCAGTTGCGCTATATTGTTGATTTTAAGGGTCCTAGTGACAGAAAAATGCCCCTTGACCCCAGTACAAATTGCGTTAAAACTATTTGACCTTCGACCTGGAAATCTAAGGAGCCCAGGGCAACTGGGCACATTGAACCATGGCATTTTAAACTGTGATGGTGACACACTTTAGaattaaagtaattgaattGTACATTGAAAGTTTAGGAAATGTTTGAATGACATCTGTATAATTAATTTGTTTATCTTGATATATATTGTGTTTGGagattatttatatatactatCACTGCAGTGTATTATTGAAAttgcaattaaataaataatttaaatctaTAATAAAGAAGCAATGAATATATCTAAAGAAACAATATCTTAAATAAGTGCTGTtccttttattacattttaattacagAACACTGTGCTGGTTAAACAGATTCTAGGCACTTTGTATTGGGAGCTCTTGGTCTCTGTCTCACGTAGAGAGACGTCAAATCCCCTCGTTTGATAATAATGTCCGATTTGAGGAGTCATTCGAATTGATTCATTCTAGCCTACCTAGTTCATAAACTGATTCCCAGAGCACCTGTTAATCGCGTGAACGTTAAAAACGAACTGTGaggtaaataataaacatttgtttcactttgtttaattgtcatttttaaaaatacattttttaaatgttgaatcAAATGAATCGATTCACAGAACTGCTTCGTCCGAAAGAACCGATTCTTTGAACTGACTCAAGCTCGCGCATAAGGACAGAGTACAGAACATAAAAAGTGCTCATTGCGCTTCTGGCGAACGCGACGCACGCTGCTTCATTTTCCGTCTGCGCTCACTGAACCACTGCTTTATTTCAAATGAAGCGTCTTCTCGTCCCGTTATTAAGTTTTGATAGGTGATATTAACAGCTAGATTCGCCATGAGCTGCTTGGATGTAATGTATCAAGTTTATGGTCCACCTCAGCCTTATTTCGCCGCAGCATATTCACCGTATCATCATCAGGTACGTTCGTTTATAAGTCTTATTATGTTTCTATTGTAGCAACGTATGTGTGCATTCGTTTACCTATTTATGGTATTTTATTGCCTTTACAGTTACTTGTTACGTTGTTTGTTTGCGTTTAAAACTTTCGTTAAAGGACTTTCgtggttttaagtagttttataGCTTTAGGCAACATACTGTCATATTATTCACATATCTTGATGACAGTAAGTGTAAGCAAATTTTACAAGTTTagattaaaattcaattaaacttaaataaacgacgatttaaataaatgtcttgttCTGCCTTTTTTTTGCACGGATTGCGTCCATTGTTATGCCTCATttgtgagtcgctttggataaaagcgtctgctaaatgtaaatgtaatgtaaatatttttattaaaggtaaaaaaatgtattaggtGACAGTGTTGTTCAGTACTTTCCAGAAGTCATGGTTTTAAATTTAGTCAAATGTATTTCGTTTGATGAGCCTGTTTCTCTTTCTAATGTTAATGTGAGACTTATTCTTAGTCTATATATGCACATTTTTCTATAAAAAAGAGAAGAAAtcttaatattttgaaatattatgACAACAAAACGAATGGCCTGGCATATACAATATGACCATATTCGTTACCTGTCTGCCAATATAtcaatcattttttaataacaattatttaaataagGCAACAGACTTTACAGTAAATTGATTATGCCATTTTGAACATGTTTACAGAAATTGGCGTTTTACTCTAAAATGCAAGAAGCACCAGAAACGGTCAGTGgaagcagctcgtctttttccaaTATCTCCGGGCCACCCATTAAAGAAGAGGACTGTGCCCGAGAGAAAGATCACCCGCCCGAGGCCGAGTACATCAGCTCCAGATGTGTGCTCTTCACATACTTTCAAGGGGACATCAGTTCGGTGGTGGATGAACATTTCAGTCGGGCTTTGAGTCAGTCCAGCAGCTACGCATCTGCATCCAACCACAGTAAAAGTGCAAGAGGTGCATCGTCCTGGAGAGGTGAGAATCAATAGCTTTATGATTGATCTTCTCATCCTTTCTGAATTATTAGCGGTGAAAGCACGTTggacgatttttcttttattgtatttCACATCTGTCTTGTGGAGCTTAATGCTTTATGTGTATTCAAAACGTAGACATTAAGAAAAATGGATAAAATGATTATAGACTAATATACAGATaagcacgcacacaaacatgttACAATCACATTAATACTCTTTTATCGTTTTACTTTATAGATTTGATTCCTCATTGACATAAAATATCCAAATGTGTCTTTCCAGACGGATCATTCCCTATGAGCCAGAGAAGCTTTCCTCCCTCGTTCTGGAACAGTGCGTATCAGCCGTCAGTCACAGCAACTCTCAGCAGCGCTCTTGGTTCCTCTCACTCGGACCTTCCCTTCCCAGCAGACCCGTACTCTACCGCTTCCTTACACAGCCACCTCCACCAGAGCACCCCGGAGCCCTGGCACCCGTCTCACCACCATCACCCTTACTCGCTCAGCGGGGCCATCGGCACCCAAGGGTCAGCATACCCCCGGCCCTCTGTGCACGAAATGTATGGAACGCACTTTGACCCACGTTACGGCTCTCTGCTCGTGCCCTCGGTGCGACCACATAGACTTCCCCCTGCCACGGTATCCGCGTCCGGACCCTCGCCGTGCGATATCAGCAAGAGCGAGCCAGGCAGCTCAGCGTGGACGGGCGCTTTCACGGCGACGAGCTCCGATATGGGCCAGAGCTTGAGTCTGAATATGGATGCAGGTGTGAATGACAGTAAATCACTGATAATATAGTTTTGGAAACAGATGTTTAAGGgtgaaatgtgtcatttttctgcCATTAACAACACAGAACTGAATTATACGAAATGTTGCAAAAGTTAATGACTGATTCTTTCCGTCTGTGATTGTTCATGCAGCTTTCGTCCTGCCAAAACTATTTTTAGCAGTTTTTGCTTCATAAATGCAGTTTTTGGTTATAACAGACCCAACGCGGTGTGCAAAAATGTGCTGCCCCATTACTTCATTATTCACTCTTTCAAATGCTTTCTTGCTTCTGGTCAACTCGCTCCCCTATATTTGCtccttattttctttttcttctgtcCTTACGCTTTCCTTTTCTCCTTTCCTTCCTTCTCTCAGGTCTACAGAGTCAGGATAAGAGCAAGGACCTGTACTGGTTTTAGTGCCCTGCGGCCACTCCTTCCTCATCTGGCTTGTCTTTTCTCTGGCTTGTAGAGACTTTTCTGTAACAGATTCTCATCTCACTTGCAGCTTGGCGCTACACGCTCTGCAGCGGGACCATCCGCAGCTGAAAACAAAGGCACGGTGGAAAATCCCGGTCTAAACCTTTCCGAGAACCATTCGGACGAGTGCAAAACTCTCTAGAAAAGACAGCACAAAGAGAGGCCACACGAGAGCTTTCCAGAAATACACGGTGATGTGACTGGCAGCTGCTCTCGAACCCCTTCTCGAACCTTCCCCGACCTTCTGCGCGCTCGGCAAAACAAACCCTGAACGAGATAATTAAATTGGAACGAACATTTCTGCATGGGACATTTGAGAGACGAACTTGagaatggatgtttttttaaagaaatgacaGTTTTTGGAGAGAGCAGCATTCCGTATCCCAGAACAGAGAGAGGCTATTTGAAGCCACTTGACTCTATCTATATTGCTTTCAACACCTGTCATCGACAACTGTTGTGGAACTtggaagacacacacacacacacacacacacacacacacacacacacacacaatggcaGTTTGTGTGGAGTTTGACCGAGCAAGCACCCTGGATTTCATAAAAGAGGTTTGTTGTAGCCGGACGTGCAGCTAAAGGGAACAACTGGTTTGGTTTTTTGTGAGACGTGTTGTGCCGGCTGTCAATGCTGTTGGAAGtggacagacaaaaaaaaccctGCTGTATATACGTTGTGTCTTTGTCCAGTGCCACAGTATAAGATCAAACCGCATGTGTGATCATGACAATATGCAGGTTGATTTTtcatttgtactttttaaaagaatgttctcattcatttttagtCGCCGTCAAGGTGACATCTCACCACGTGTTTGATTGTATCACATGTAATATATTACattctaaagtattttttttccatGATGTTGCATTGAGGAAAATGAGGTGTTGTCTGTTTTTATCTGTTCATTCAAAGACATAAAACTTGACGATACgcattttattgtgcattactTCTGAGGTAATTCATAGAAACGTTGCGTTTTGGTTTCGGAATCGATATGCAAACTTTTACATCTTCTAATATGAAGGTTTCTTTGCTTGGTTTGGTTGTTAAGATGAAAGCAGAACACAGTGAGCTATAAccctttaaagcagtggtcaccaaccctgctcctggagatcgaccgtcctgaagatttcagctctaaccccaatcaaacacacctgaactatctaatcaaggtgttcaggtttgcttgataattgcagacaggtgtgctgaagcagggttggagctgcagtctgcaggacggtcgatctccaggaacagggttggtgaccactgctttaaagggataggctactccacccaaaaatgaaaattttgtcatttactcaccctcaagttttgCCTAACct encodes the following:
- the vgll2a gene encoding transcription cofactor vestigial-like protein 2a isoform X1; the protein is MSCLDVMYQVYGPPQPYFAAAYSPYHHQKLAFYSKMQEAPETVSGSSSSFSNISGPPIKEEDCAREKDHPPEAEYISSRCVLFTYFQGDISSVVDEHFSRALSQSSSYASASNHSKSARGASSWRDGSFPMSQRSFPPSFWNSAYQPSVTATLSSALGSSHSDLPFPADPYSTASLHSHLHQSTPEPWHPSHHHHPYSLSGAIGTQGSAYPRPSVHEMYGTHFDPRYGSLLVPSVRPHRLPPATVSASGPSPCDISKSEPGSSAWTGAFTATSSDMGQSLSLNMDAGLQSQDKSKDLYWF
- the vgll2a gene encoding transcription cofactor vestigial-like protein 2a isoform X2; this translates as MSCLDVMYQVYGPPQPYFAAAYSPYHHQKLAFYSKMQEAPETVSGSSSSFSNISGPPIKEEDCAREKDHPPEAEYISSRCVLFTYFQGDISSVVDEHFSRALSQSSSYASASNHSKSARGASSWRDGSFPMSQRSFPPSFWNSAYQPSVTATLSSALGSSHSDLPFPADPYSTASLHSHLHQSTPEPWHPSHHHHPYSLSGAIGTQGSAYPRPSVHEMYGTHFDPRYGSLLVPSVRPHRLPPATVSASGPSPCDISKSEPGSSAWTGAFTATSSDMGQSLSLNMDAAWRYTLCSGTIRS